A window of the Hydrogenispora ethanolica genome harbors these coding sequences:
- the ahcY gene encoding adenosylhomocysteinase, giving the protein MTGDCKDPALAGEGQRLIEWADRSMPVLASIRGQWERTRPLAGLRIGACLHVTTETANLMRTLKAGGAAVALCASNPLSTQDPVAAALNAVYDLPTFAVRGEDNDLYYRHIHQVLDIRPQVTMDDGADLVNTLHTRRSELLAEIIGGTEETTTGVIRLKAMEKEAVLRYPIIAVNDALTKHMFDNRYGTGQSTLDGILRATNYLIAGSTLVVAGYGWCGRGLAMRARGMGANVIVTEIDPLKALEAVMDGFRVLPMEEAAASGDIFVTVTGNVNVIDAPHLQRMKDGAIISNSGHFNVEINIPALEQLAVASHEARANVVEYTLADGRRIRLLAEGRLVNLAAAEGHPAAVMDMSFANQALSADYLFKNAGQLEPRVYAVPEPIDQEIARLKLASMQVRIDQLTAEQQAYLSSYAIGT; this is encoded by the coding sequence TGACAGGAGATTGTAAGGATCCCGCCCTGGCTGGCGAGGGCCAGCGTTTGATCGAATGGGCCGACCGGAGCATGCCGGTGCTGGCCTCGATCCGCGGGCAATGGGAACGGACGCGGCCATTGGCGGGCTTGCGGATCGGCGCTTGCCTGCACGTCACCACGGAGACGGCCAATCTGATGCGGACGTTGAAAGCGGGCGGCGCCGCGGTGGCATTATGCGCCTCCAATCCGCTTTCGACCCAGGATCCGGTAGCCGCGGCGTTAAATGCCGTTTATGATTTGCCCACTTTCGCAGTGCGGGGCGAGGACAACGACCTTTATTACCGCCATATCCATCAAGTCTTGGACATCAGGCCGCAAGTCACGATGGATGACGGCGCCGATCTGGTCAACACCTTGCATACCCGGCGCTCGGAGCTGTTGGCGGAGATCATCGGCGGAACCGAGGAGACCACCACCGGGGTAATCCGTTTGAAAGCGATGGAGAAAGAAGCCGTCCTGCGCTATCCGATTATCGCGGTGAACGACGCCCTGACCAAGCACATGTTCGATAACCGTTACGGCACCGGCCAATCGACGCTAGACGGGATCCTGCGGGCCACCAATTATCTGATTGCCGGTTCGACGCTGGTGGTGGCCGGATACGGCTGGTGCGGCCGGGGTTTGGCGATGCGGGCGCGCGGCATGGGCGCCAACGTGATTGTGACCGAGATTGATCCGCTGAAGGCATTGGAAGCGGTCATGGACGGTTTCCGGGTATTGCCCATGGAAGAAGCGGCCGCCAGCGGCGATATCTTCGTCACGGTGACCGGAAACGTCAATGTGATCGACGCCCCCCATTTGCAACGGATGAAAGATGGCGCGATTATCAGCAACTCGGGCCATTTCAATGTGGAGATTAACATTCCGGCGCTGGAACAATTGGCGGTCGCCAGTCATGAAGCCCGGGCCAACGTGGTTGAGTATACGCTGGCCGATGGGCGACGGATCCGGCTGCTGGCCGAGGGACGGCTGGTTAATCTGGCGGCGGCCGAAGGCCATCCGGCGGCGGTCATGGATATGAGTTTCGCCAATCAGGCGCTCTCCGCCGATTATCTCTTCAAAAATGCCGGGCAATTGGAGCCGAGGGTATATGCGGTCCCCGAACCGATTGATCAGGAGATTGCCCGGTTGAAGCTGGCCAGCATGCAAGTACGGATCGACCAGTTGACCGCCGAACAGCAGGCGTATCTGTCCAGTTATGCCATAGGGACGTGA
- a CDS encoding MFS transporter encodes MTYYQRNLLILSFTIFLAAFSWEQIAPYLPLFLKELGITKDLPFWSGLLFTLQFLASSLMGPIWGKMADKYGRKPMVMRAGICLSAVYFGMSFCQNYGQLLFLRIMNGMLTGFIPGSIALIATNTPKQESGRFVSIAYTAQSAGVILGPALGGVLAAVAGYRSSMLLSAGLVLFAFILVTVMVEEREKPQAVAKTSIMEDIRYSFKMPVMVTVMSVEFVNALVMSALLPILALYLHSIAPDANKMISGFIYSMPGLALFLTAYSWSRVGEKISYTRTIIIGLTGVGLVGVLLGLVGNIWLFAVLYFIYGTFVAAVSPSSAALIATRVDADFRGRAYAMQQTARTIGLFVAPVVSGLIGNFIGLNWIFIVFGAAVLLLTLGVRTQIRSWDRPERGSIGA; translated from the coding sequence ATGACTTATTATCAGCGTAACTTATTGATCCTATCCTTTACGATTTTTCTGGCGGCTTTCAGTTGGGAGCAGATCGCGCCGTACCTGCCTCTTTTCCTCAAGGAACTGGGCATTACCAAGGATCTCCCGTTCTGGTCGGGACTGCTTTTTACCTTGCAGTTTTTGGCGTCTTCGCTCATGGGGCCGATCTGGGGCAAGATGGCCGATAAATACGGCCGCAAGCCGATGGTGATGCGGGCCGGAATCTGTTTGAGCGCGGTCTATTTCGGCATGAGTTTCTGCCAGAATTACGGCCAATTGCTCTTCTTGCGGATCATGAACGGGATGCTGACCGGCTTTATCCCCGGTTCCATCGCCTTGATTGCCACCAATACTCCGAAACAGGAATCCGGCCGGTTCGTATCCATCGCCTATACCGCCCAATCGGCCGGGGTCATTTTGGGACCGGCCCTGGGAGGGGTGCTGGCCGCGGTCGCCGGCTACCGGAGCTCGATGCTCCTCTCCGCTGGCCTGGTATTGTTCGCTTTCATTCTGGTCACCGTGATGGTGGAAGAACGGGAGAAACCGCAGGCTGTGGCCAAGACCTCGATCATGGAGGATATTCGGTACTCTTTCAAAATGCCGGTGATGGTGACGGTGATGAGCGTCGAATTCGTCAACGCGCTGGTGATGTCGGCGCTCCTGCCGATTCTGGCCTTATATCTGCACAGTATCGCGCCGGACGCCAATAAGATGATTAGCGGCTTTATTTATTCCATGCCGGGGTTGGCGCTGTTTTTGACGGCCTATTCCTGGAGCCGGGTCGGCGAGAAGATCAGCTATACCCGGACCATTATCATCGGCCTCACCGGAGTGGGCCTGGTTGGGGTGCTGCTGGGCCTGGTCGGGAATATCTGGCTCTTCGCGGTGCTATACTTCATTTACGGCACTTTTGTGGCGGCGGTTTCACCGTCGTCGGCGGCCCTGATCGCGACCCGAGTCGACGCCGATTTCCGCGGCCGGGCGTATGCCATGCAGCAAACCGCCCGGACCATCGGCTTATTCGTGGCGCCGGTGGTCTCCGGCCTGATCGGGAACTTCATCGGTCTGAACTGGATCTTCATCGTCTTCGGCGCGGCAGTATTGCTGTTGACCCTGGGTGTGCGGACGCAGATCCGGAGCTGGGACCGACCGGAACGCGGCAGCATCGGAGCCTGA
- a CDS encoding aldo/keto reductase: MDYRRLGKTDLRVSVIGLGTEFIWHEPREVVTEVVHEALDHGINYFDLWMPSPEIRDYFGQAVQGRRKQALIAGHLGSTLKDGQYFRTRDLRRSEEHIHDLLTRLQTDYLDVLMLHYIDDDADYRTVFESGAFYELALRLKREGKARYIGMSSHRVPAARQAVASGLIDVLMFPMNPAFDALSADLQLEAYWDVKSYPGQSERFALQPERKALYQLCEQQEVALVAMKPFAGGWLLNGKMKRFHLTPLQCLNYSLSQPGVCTVVPGCKDVTELRQALEFLDADAAAKDFSTLRQSYSDDFQGVCMYCNHCLPCPVKIDIAATTRLADSAQQGVTDAIRADYQALAVKASACRQCGSCMKRCPFGVGVIANMQRAVALFGS, translated from the coding sequence TTGGACTATCGGAGACTGGGCAAGACTGACCTCCGGGTCAGCGTGATCGGGCTGGGAACCGAATTTATCTGGCACGAACCGCGGGAGGTCGTGACGGAGGTGGTCCACGAGGCGTTGGATCACGGGATCAATTATTTTGATCTGTGGATGCCCTCTCCGGAGATTCGCGACTACTTTGGCCAGGCGGTTCAGGGCCGAAGGAAGCAGGCGCTGATCGCCGGGCATCTCGGCTCCACGCTCAAGGACGGACAATATTTCCGGACCCGGGATCTCCGCCGTTCAGAGGAGCATATTCACGACCTGCTAACCCGGTTGCAGACCGATTATCTGGATGTGCTGATGTTGCATTATATCGATGATGACGCCGATTATCGGACGGTCTTTGAGTCCGGCGCTTTTTACGAATTGGCGCTGCGCTTGAAGCGGGAAGGAAAGGCCCGTTATATCGGGATGAGCAGCCACCGGGTTCCGGCCGCCCGCCAGGCGGTTGCCAGTGGCTTGATTGACGTGCTGATGTTTCCGATGAATCCCGCATTTGACGCACTCTCGGCCGACCTGCAACTGGAGGCTTATTGGGACGTAAAAAGCTATCCGGGTCAGTCGGAGCGCTTCGCGCTCCAGCCCGAGCGGAAAGCCCTTTATCAGCTCTGTGAACAGCAGGAGGTGGCCTTGGTTGCGATGAAACCTTTTGCCGGCGGCTGGCTCCTGAATGGCAAGATGAAGCGGTTTCACCTGACCCCGCTGCAGTGCTTGAATTACTCCCTTTCACAACCCGGAGTCTGTACCGTGGTGCCCGGCTGTAAAGATGTAACGGAGTTACGCCAGGCACTGGAATTCCTGGATGCCGACGCCGCGGCGAAAGACTTCAGCACGCTCCGGCAGTCGTATAGCGATGATTTTCAGGGCGTTTGCATGTATTGCAATCATTGTCTGCCCTGTCCGGTAAAGATTGATATCGCCGCGACGACCCGCCTTGCCGATAGCGCGCAGCAGGGCGTAACCGACGCGATTCGTGCCGATTATCAGGCGCTCGCGGTGAAAGCCTCCGCCTGTCGCCAATGTGGTTCCTGTATGAAACGGTGTCCGTTCGGGGTCGGAGTGATCGCCAACATGCAGCGGGCGGTGGCGCTGTTTGGAAGCTAA
- a CDS encoding GNAT family N-acetyltransferase, whose translation MKIRRIQEADLWTVAYIIRRNLDEVMAEQHSPAVIEKYKNQNTQEKLLKQMDWKEIYVVEDHSGIIATGAIASFGGQNKPRYSISNFFVKPELQHKGVGKLLMEHLLNEARKKNALTLHVPSSNNAVAFYEKMGFVTDKIQDDREDEITWLTMAMK comes from the coding sequence ATGAAAATCAGAAGAATCCAAGAGGCCGATCTATGGACGGTAGCCTACATCATTCGCAGAAACCTCGATGAAGTCATGGCCGAACAACATTCTCCGGCGGTCATTGAGAAATATAAAAACCAGAACACTCAGGAAAAGTTGTTGAAACAGATGGATTGGAAAGAGATTTACGTGGTGGAAGACCATTCGGGCATTATCGCCACCGGCGCCATTGCCAGTTTCGGCGGCCAGAATAAACCCAGATATTCCATTTCCAATTTCTTCGTCAAACCGGAGTTACAACATAAAGGCGTCGGAAAACTGCTGATGGAGCATCTCTTGAATGAGGCCAGAAAGAAAAACGCCTTGACGCTCCATGTTCCGAGCAGCAATAATGCGGTGGCGTTTTATGAAAAAATGGGTTTTGTGACGGATAAGATTCAGGATGACAGGGAAGATGAAATCACCTGGTTGACAATGGCAATGAAGTGA
- a CDS encoding ABC transporter substrate-binding protein, whose amino-acid sequence MLKRLHIVLSLALVLVLAMSFTSLAAEKITAYVSCDEELARQLLTAFTKATGIQVDWVRLSTGEAQARIAAEKNNPQASIWVGGVGLDHIAAKKDGLTTPYFSPKASRIPKQFKDKEGFWCGMYAGPLCFVYNTEKLAEKKLPVPKSWADLLKPVYKGQIQMANPQTSGTAYNVITTMITVYKGDEAKAFDYMKQLNKNVSQYTRSGAAPGKNAALGETPIALGYAHDQVKLISQGYPLKIVFPKEGTGFEVASMSMIKGGPQADTAKKLYDWMLDRDAAKIMANFFLSVFAKVPLKEGAIPLNKVKVVNQDDEWAGKNKDRLVEKWLNEVYQK is encoded by the coding sequence ATGTTGAAGAGATTACACATTGTGCTCAGTTTGGCGCTGGTCTTGGTTTTAGCCATGTCCTTCACCAGCTTGGCAGCTGAGAAGATCACTGCCTACGTCTCCTGCGACGAAGAACTGGCCCGGCAACTTCTGACCGCTTTCACCAAGGCGACCGGTATTCAAGTGGATTGGGTCCGGTTGTCCACCGGCGAGGCTCAAGCCCGAATCGCTGCGGAAAAGAACAATCCCCAAGCCAGCATCTGGGTCGGCGGAGTGGGCCTGGACCATATCGCCGCCAAAAAAGACGGTTTGACCACTCCCTATTTTTCCCCCAAAGCTTCCCGCATACCCAAACAGTTCAAAGATAAAGAAGGTTTTTGGTGCGGGATGTATGCCGGGCCGCTCTGTTTCGTTTACAACACCGAAAAATTGGCCGAGAAAAAGCTGCCGGTTCCCAAGTCCTGGGCGGACCTGTTGAAACCGGTCTATAAAGGCCAGATTCAGATGGCGAATCCGCAAACCTCCGGAACCGCCTATAACGTCATCACGACGATGATCACCGTTTACAAAGGCGACGAGGCCAAAGCGTTTGATTATATGAAACAGCTGAATAAGAACGTTTCTCAGTATACTCGCTCCGGAGCCGCTCCCGGTAAAAACGCGGCGCTCGGCGAGACTCCGATCGCATTAGGGTACGCCCACGATCAAGTCAAGCTGATTTCCCAAGGATACCCGTTGAAGATCGTTTTCCCGAAAGAAGGCACCGGTTTTGAAGTGGCCTCGATGTCCATGATCAAGGGCGGTCCGCAAGCGGACACCGCCAAAAAGCTTTACGACTGGATGCTCGACCGGGATGCCGCCAAGATTATGGCCAACTTCTTCCTCTCGGTCTTCGCGAAGGTGCCCTTGAAAGAAGGCGCCATTCCCCTCAACAAGGTCAAAGTGGTCAACCAGGATGACGAATGGGCGGGGAAAAACAAAGACCGGCTGGTAGAAAAGTGGCTTAACGAAGTATATCAAAAGTAA
- a CDS encoding ABC transporter permease codes for MNKKRISDPLITVAIILIWLSLLIFIVYPLARSLWISLVVDGKLSLAHYGYVFTHQWLLTPLYNSLGLGVLVATLSTIIGFGYAYGLNRTNMPAKGIFRQLALLPVISPPFMFALSVILLLGKNGLITKLLGLTHFDIYGLPGLVLVQSLTMFPIAYLVLDGVLKAINPDMEDSAFNLGATRFQVFSTVTLPLALPGIASAWLLVFVTSLADFGNPMVLGGGFDVLSVQAYLQVTGMFNVARGATLAVILLVPAMIAFYLQRYWIAKRSYVTVTGKPTSAGVAGVTPVTKWLLTAFASLLSLTILGFYAVIIYGCFVKLWGYNWSFTLENFTYAWDIGKDSMMATVTMAGIATAISGILAMVVAFLMVRKDFFGKKAMGFVTLMGYAVPGTLVGIGYIQAFNSPPLMLTGTMWIIVFCFIFREIPVGIESGVATLNQIDPAIEEASSNLGADSRYTFTHVTLPLIKSAFFASLAYSFVRSMTAVSAVIFLVTARWYHLTALVLSQTEIMRLGAASVLSLFTIIIVMLAFVIIRWCLGSSANSAPRIGG; via the coding sequence GTGAACAAAAAGCGCATCAGCGACCCGCTGATCACGGTAGCGATCATCCTGATCTGGCTTTCGCTCTTGATATTCATCGTCTATCCGCTGGCCCGTTCGCTCTGGATCAGTCTCGTGGTAGACGGAAAGCTGTCACTGGCCCATTATGGATATGTCTTTACGCACCAATGGTTGCTTACACCCTTGTATAACTCGTTGGGCCTCGGAGTGCTGGTGGCCACGCTCTCGACTATCATCGGTTTCGGGTATGCTTACGGGTTGAACCGGACTAACATGCCCGCCAAGGGAATCTTCCGGCAATTGGCTCTGCTGCCGGTGATCTCACCGCCATTCATGTTCGCGCTCTCGGTGATTCTGCTGCTGGGCAAGAACGGCTTGATTACGAAATTATTAGGGTTGACCCATTTCGATATTTACGGTCTGCCCGGGCTGGTCCTGGTGCAAAGCCTGACCATGTTTCCCATCGCTTACTTGGTTTTGGACGGTGTATTGAAGGCGATTAACCCCGACATGGAAGATTCAGCTTTTAACCTCGGCGCTACCCGGTTTCAGGTCTTCTCGACCGTGACATTACCGTTGGCATTGCCGGGAATCGCTTCTGCCTGGTTGCTGGTCTTCGTCACTTCATTGGCGGATTTCGGAAACCCGATGGTGTTGGGCGGGGGCTTTGATGTTTTATCGGTACAGGCATATCTTCAGGTGACCGGCATGTTTAATGTGGCCAGAGGCGCCACGTTGGCAGTAATTCTGCTGGTTCCGGCGATGATCGCTTTTTATCTGCAGCGCTACTGGATTGCCAAGCGTTCGTACGTCACGGTCACCGGCAAGCCGACCTCGGCCGGAGTGGCGGGCGTGACACCGGTCACCAAATGGCTGTTAACGGCTTTTGCTTCCCTATTGTCGCTGACGATCCTCGGGTTTTACGCTGTCATTATTTACGGTTGCTTTGTAAAGCTCTGGGGCTACAATTGGAGCTTCACGCTGGAGAATTTCACCTATGCCTGGGATATTGGCAAAGATAGCATGATGGCTACGGTGACCATGGCGGGAATCGCCACGGCCATCTCCGGAATTTTGGCCATGGTCGTCGCCTTTTTGATGGTGCGGAAAGACTTCTTCGGAAAAAAGGCGATGGGTTTTGTCACCTTGATGGGTTATGCCGTTCCGGGTACGTTAGTCGGTATCGGCTATATCCAGGCTTTTAATTCCCCGCCGTTGATGCTGACCGGAACCATGTGGATTATCGTCTTTTGCTTTATCTTCCGTGAGATTCCAGTCGGTATTGAATCCGGGGTGGCTACGCTGAACCAGATCGACCCGGCCATCGAGGAGGCGTCGTCGAATCTGGGGGCTGATTCCCGCTATACATTTACCCATGTTACCCTGCCGCTCATCAAGTCGGCTTTCTTTGCCAGCCTTGCCTACAGCTTTGTGCGGAGCATGACTGCTGTTTCGGCGGTGATTTTCCTGGTCACGGCGCGCTGGTATCACTTGACTGCGTTGGTGTTGTCCCAGACTGAGATTATGAGGCTTGGCGCCGCCAGCGTCTTGTCACTCTTTACCATTATCATTGTCATGTTAGCATTTGTCATTATCCGCTGGTGCCTCGGTTCATCCGCAAATTCGGCGCCGCGTATTGGAGGTTGA
- a CDS encoding ABC transporter ATP-binding protein, whose amino-acid sequence MGVTVTLDHIMKQFKTPGGGTMTAVDDLSLNIASGSFVTLLGPSGCGKTTTLRMIAGFEVPNSGRIFIDGADVTVVPPNRRNLAMVFQSYALFPHLTVAGNIAYGLKLRKIPPAQIQERVAAVLKTVGLDGLGERYTNQLSGGQQQRVALARAIVLEPKVLLFDEPLSNLDAKLREEMRSRIRELQQSLGTTAVYVTHDQVEAMTMSDVIVVINHGKIEQIGTPAEIYEQPASRFVADFIGRVNLLPTETIATGTDGCQVNLFGNPVKLHSFSQPAAAMLIAVRPEAVELQPDDGWNGPLLPGRLVKTVYVGQHLEYTVQLDAGPEMTAISFNRYPGLSAGDPVRIGLKPDAIHGVPA is encoded by the coding sequence ATGGGCGTAACTGTTACACTCGACCATATTATGAAACAATTTAAAACCCCCGGTGGGGGAACCATGACTGCGGTGGATGATCTAAGCTTGAACATCGCCTCCGGGAGTTTTGTGACTTTACTCGGACCTTCCGGCTGTGGAAAAACAACTACGCTGCGGATGATCGCCGGATTTGAGGTTCCCAACTCGGGCCGGATCTTCATCGACGGAGCCGATGTCACCGTGGTGCCGCCCAACCGCCGGAACCTGGCGATGGTCTTTCAGAGTTATGCTTTGTTTCCCCATCTGACGGTGGCAGGGAACATCGCTTACGGCTTGAAGCTCCGCAAAATCCCACCTGCCCAGATCCAGGAGCGGGTGGCGGCAGTGCTGAAAACGGTGGGACTGGATGGCTTGGGCGAACGGTATACCAATCAGCTTTCAGGCGGTCAGCAGCAACGGGTGGCGTTGGCCCGGGCGATTGTATTAGAGCCCAAAGTCCTGCTCTTTGATGAGCCGCTGTCCAATCTGGACGCCAAGCTACGGGAAGAGATGCGCAGCCGCATCCGGGAACTCCAGCAGAGTCTGGGAACTACCGCGGTTTACGTTACTCACGATCAGGTGGAAGCAATGACGATGTCAGACGTGATTGTGGTGATTAATCACGGGAAAATCGAGCAGATCGGCACGCCGGCGGAGATTTATGAACAACCGGCCTCGCGGTTTGTGGCCGATTTTATTGGCCGGGTAAACCTGCTTCCGACCGAAACCATCGCCACCGGAACGGATGGCTGCCAGGTCAACCTGTTCGGAAATCCGGTGAAATTGCACAGTTTTTCACAACCCGCCGCAGCCATGTTGATCGCGGTCCGGCCGGAAGCGGTCGAATTGCAGCCGGACGATGGCTGGAACGGGCCGCTGTTACCCGGGCGGTTGGTGAAAACAGTCTATGTGGGCCAGCATTTGGAATACACGGTTCAACTGGACGCCGGCCCCGAGATGACGGCAATTTCTTTCAACCGTTACCCGGGACTCAGTGCCGGAGATCCGGTCCGGATCGGGTTAAAACCGGATGCGATTCATGGGGTTCCCGCATAA
- the phoU gene encoding phosphate signaling complex protein PhoU, with product MWRRLNAYDRALLEMKERIRDLAGMVEQQLQKAMQSFVEQDVALAEAVIQGDDPIDRLEASLEMEALELISIQQPVDQDLRLLAAVMRIGKELERISDYACDIAETTLNLRKKGEWFKPLIDLPRMADLVQGMFTKSCEAFYRNDAATARQLDDDDQAVDELYLMLYQELTELMRADSANVDQGFAILLIVRYLERIGDHLVNVAEMTVFVATGERHPFKTRKEGLEQ from the coding sequence ATGTGGCGGCGTTTAAACGCTTATGACCGGGCACTGCTCGAAATGAAAGAACGGATCCGGGATCTCGCAGGAATGGTTGAGCAGCAACTGCAAAAGGCGATGCAGTCCTTTGTCGAGCAGGATGTGGCATTGGCTGAAGCGGTCATTCAGGGCGACGATCCGATTGATCGATTAGAGGCATCGTTGGAAATGGAAGCATTAGAGCTGATTTCAATCCAGCAACCTGTCGATCAAGATCTGCGTTTGCTGGCCGCAGTAATGCGGATTGGCAAGGAATTAGAGCGAATCAGCGACTATGCTTGCGATATTGCTGAAACTACGTTGAACCTGAGGAAAAAGGGAGAGTGGTTTAAGCCACTGATTGATCTGCCTCGCATGGCAGATCTGGTTCAAGGAATGTTCACCAAAAGCTGTGAGGCTTTTTACCGGAACGATGCCGCCACGGCCCGGCAATTGGACGATGACGACCAGGCCGTGGATGAGTTATACCTGATGCTTTACCAGGAATTGACGGAATTGATGCGGGCCGATTCCGCCAATGTGGACCAGGGATTCGCCATTTTATTAATTGTCCGGTATCTGGAACGGATTGGCGATCACTTGGTGAATGTCGCTGAAATGACGGTGTTTGTGGCGACCGGCGAACGCCATCCCTTTAAAACACGAAAGGAAGGACTTGAGCAATGA
- a CDS encoding Na/Pi cotransporter family protein codes for MKALAALIGLAGGLGLFLFGMQLCSEGLQKVAARRLKQMIKSLTGNPVIGLLIGALVTLALQGSSATTALVVGFISAKMMTLSQALGVLLGSAIGTSLTVQLIVFRTVELALLLMFFGAWLYLFSRKKRWRNVGQTVLGCGLLFYGMSIMSGSMAPFKDFPIVSQTLISLEKYPVLEFLVGLFFSAIIQSSPAFIALLMSLASHHLIGETSIIPYILGAHLGGTVTGVISSFGVPSHDAKRAAMTNFGIKFINGLIFLPLFHPLTQLMLWSSTDISRQIANAHTFFSVVMAIGFLPFTNQLSRLAERFFPEKQADLGEAKFLQEDLLEVPELAVDQAHQQTLEMGRIVRDRMLTKVLAALQYGNEAVIDEVAETEGAIDALYKKISEYLAGMAGKSLPDDLMQRTIQVLYAANDFEHVGDILMNIGQIARKVGLESMQFSEEGLGELAALYNRVYANFHLALYAFETGDSATATEVMKEHPRILRQEKEYRYSHFERIQEGNPKTIATSSAHLDLIEALLRIDGHAVNIAQGVLGIV; via the coding sequence ATGAAAGCGCTGGCCGCCTTGATCGGCTTAGCCGGGGGATTGGGATTATTCCTCTTTGGGATGCAGTTATGTTCGGAGGGCCTCCAAAAGGTGGCGGCGCGCCGCCTCAAGCAGATGATTAAGTCCTTGACGGGCAATCCGGTTATCGGGCTGCTCATCGGAGCGCTGGTGACCCTCGCTTTGCAAGGCAGCAGCGCCACCACTGCCCTGGTAGTCGGATTTATCAGCGCCAAGATGATGACCTTGTCACAAGCGCTGGGAGTCTTACTGGGTTCAGCCATCGGGACTTCATTAACGGTTCAACTGATTGTATTCCGAACGGTTGAACTGGCTCTCTTGTTAATGTTTTTCGGCGCTTGGCTGTATCTCTTCTCCCGGAAAAAAAGATGGCGCAATGTAGGTCAGACGGTTCTGGGCTGCGGCCTGCTGTTCTATGGAATGTCGATTATGTCGGGGTCCATGGCGCCGTTCAAGGATTTCCCCATTGTTTCACAGACTTTGATCAGTCTTGAAAAATATCCGGTCTTGGAATTCTTGGTGGGCTTGTTTTTCTCGGCGATTATCCAATCCAGTCCGGCTTTTATCGCGTTGCTGATGAGTCTGGCGTCGCATCATTTAATTGGCGAGACATCCATCATTCCTTATATCCTGGGCGCGCACTTAGGCGGGACGGTAACGGGCGTCATCTCCAGCTTCGGCGTACCGAGCCATGATGCGAAACGGGCAGCCATGACGAACTTCGGGATCAAGTTCATCAACGGACTCATCTTTTTGCCATTGTTTCACCCGCTAACCCAACTGATGCTCTGGAGTTCCACGGATATTAGCCGCCAGATTGCCAATGCCCATACTTTTTTCTCGGTGGTAATGGCCATCGGCTTTTTACCCTTCACCAATCAATTGTCGCGGTTGGCGGAACGCTTCTTCCCCGAGAAACAAGCCGACTTAGGAGAAGCAAAATTCTTGCAGGAAGATTTATTAGAAGTGCCGGAGCTGGCGGTGGACCAAGCCCATCAACAAACTTTGGAGATGGGGCGGATCGTGCGCGACCGGATGCTAACCAAAGTCCTCGCCGCGCTGCAGTATGGGAATGAAGCAGTCATCGATGAGGTGGCCGAAACGGAAGGGGCCATCGATGCGCTTTACAAGAAAATCAGTGAATATCTGGCGGGCATGGCGGGAAAAAGTTTGCCCGACGATCTGATGCAGCGGACAATCCAAGTCTTATATGCGGCCAACGACTTTGAACATGTCGGCGATATTCTGATGAACATCGGTCAAATTGCCCGGAAAGTGGGGCTGGAATCGATGCAGTTTTCGGAAGAGGGTCTGGGAGAGCTGGCCGCTCTGTATAACCGGGTATATGCCAACTTCCACCTGGCGTTGTACGCTTTTGAGACCGGGGATTCCGCGACTGCCACTGAAGTGATGAAGGAACATCCGCGGATTTTACGCCAGGAAAAAGAGTACCGGTACAGTCATTTTGAAAGAATCCAGGAAGGCAATCCGAAAACCATTGCCACCAGTTCGGCGCATCTCGACTTGATCGAAGCTTTGTTAAGAATTGATGGACATGCGGTCAATATTGCCCAAGGCGTGTTGGGGATCGTCTAA